The segment ACAGGAAGCAAAGGATTTATTGCAACTTATCACGAATTTTTTATGAGTAAGTCTTAATATCAGGGTATGAGAAGTTGTTAAAGTGCTCTTAAACGGGTATAACATATAAGAAATGAAATATTTATGTGTCGCTGTTGATTTCCGCGCCAGGCTTCGCTTTCCGAGGGGCGCTGCTTGAGCCTCCTCACAACACTTCAGGGGTCTCAACCTACCGCTACCTCCCGTCGGAGTCTCCGGCTTTCGCTACAATCATCAGCAATGTAATATCTTTAGATGAAGGTAGTTTTAAAACAAATATTTTAGATGAAGGGGAATGATAACATGAATATGGAAATACCTAGCCGTGAAGAAATCGGGAAAATATTGAAAAAGAGCAAGCGAATCGCAGTAGTGGGATTGTCGGATAATCCTTCCCGTACCTCCTATATGGTATCTAAAGCAATGCAGGATGCTGGCTACGAGATTATTCCAGTCAACCCGACAGCCAAGGAAGTACTCGGGGTAAAAGCTGTACCTTCTTTGAAAGATGTTGAGGGGCATATTGATATAGTCAACGTCTTCCGTCGATCCGAGCATCTATATGGGGTTGCCGAGGAGTTTTTGCAAGTGGATGCAGACGTCTATTGGGCACAGCTTGGGCTTGCAGATCAAAAAACGTATGAATTATTAAAGGAAAAGGGCTATACTGTCATTATGGATCGTTGTATTAAAGTGGAACACGCTTTAACAAAATAGGTCGACTCGTCCTTGTTTTTATTTTTTAAAACAAGGATTTTTATTCTTTTTATTAGGCTCTTTTCTCAAAGATTGTTGCTGTTTACTAGTATTAAGGCGGAATCGGACTTTTTTACAACTACATACTC is part of the Sutcliffiella sp. FSL R7-0096 genome and harbors:
- a CDS encoding CoA-binding protein, giving the protein MNMEIPSREEIGKILKKSKRIAVVGLSDNPSRTSYMVSKAMQDAGYEIIPVNPTAKEVLGVKAVPSLKDVEGHIDIVNVFRRSEHLYGVAEEFLQVDADVYWAQLGLADQKTYELLKEKGYTVIMDRCIKVEHALTK